The stretch of DNA GCTTCATCGATTTTCTATCTCCCTCCGACCTCGGGCAATATTAAATAAAATCCCAATACTGGCTAGAAGAACAATTAACGAAGAATTCCCATAGCTCACCAGGGGAAAGGTAATGCCAGTAATGGGGAAAAGGCGTAAAACCGCACCCATGTTGACAAAGGCCTGCAGGACAATCATGGCTACAATCCCCATAGCGACAAGACAGCGAAATTCATCCTCTGCTCTCAGAGCAATTCTCCAGCCCCTCCAGAGAATTATGATCAAAAGAGCCACCAGGGATAAAGTGCCCAAAAGACCAAACTCTTCCCCTACAATAGCATAGATAAAATCGGTATGTCGATCAGGCAAAAAGAAGAATTTCTGCCGACTCTCGCCAAGTCCTCGTCCCCAGAGCCCCCCAGAACCGAGAGCGATAAGCGATTGAAGAATATGAAAGCCCTTCCCCAAAGGATCTTTCCAGGGATCCAGAAAAGCAACAAAACGATCTTTCCAGTACTCTTTTCCTCTCGCCAGAATCAGGAAAAGACCCGTAGGCATGAGAATAATCCAAACCAGAAAAAGATGCAGGACCTTTCCTCCCCCCAGAAAGAGCATCACAAAAGTCAACAACAGAAGAAACAGCGCCGTACCAAGGTTTGGTTCAATCAAAACTAAAAGACAGGCAATCCCCACCAGAATGAAAAACGGCACGACACCTCGCCAAAAATCCTCAACCCGATCCTGATGAGTGGCCAAAGCATCCGCCATATAGAGCACAATAACCAACTTGGCAAACTCGGAAGGTTGCAAACTAAAAACTCCCAGATTGATCCACCGGTTCACCCCCGCTCCCTGCCGGCCTACACCAGGAACGAAAACCAGCACCAGCAATACAAGTATAGCAAGTAACAGGAACCTGCTCCGTTCCCGTAGCCAAGAAAGCGGGAAAAAACTGGTAATCACACCGGTAATAAGCCCCAGAGCAACTCCCAAAAGATGCTTCCGAAAGAAATAGAAAGCATCCCCATACGCGTACAGTCCCGTGGTCATACTGGCACTAAAGACCATCACAATCCCAAATAAAAGTAAACTCATCACCGACCAGAAAAGCCACGAGTCGATTTCCCACCACCATTTTGCTCTTCCTTCCGCTCGAGCCATGGTAACCGAAACGTCTTTAAGCCAAATCATGGAATCACCTGATATACAAGCCTTCGAAAATGCTCCCCTCTTTCTTCAAAACTTTTATATTGATCCCAGCTGGTACAGGCTGGAGAGAGAAGGACGGTATCTCCTTCTTGTGCTAATTTTTTGGCCACTTCCACCGCCTCAGAAAGAGAGCAAACAAGATGCGGCAAAAGGTTTTTCGGGAGAAAACGTGACACCACAAAACGCGATGCACCATATACGAT from Atribacterota bacterium encodes:
- the ftsW gene encoding putative lipid II flippase FtsW, which codes for MIWLKDVSVTMARAEGRAKWWWEIDSWLFWSVMSLLLFGIVMVFSASMTTGLYAYGDAFYFFRKHLLGVALGLITGVITSFFPLSWLRERSRFLLLAILVLLVLVFVPGVGRQGAGVNRWINLGVFSLQPSEFAKLVIVLYMADALATHQDRVEDFWRGVVPFFILVGIACLLVLIEPNLGTALFLLLLTFVMLFLGGGKVLHLFLVWIILMPTGLFLILARGKEYWKDRFVAFLDPWKDPLGKGFHILQSLIALGSGGLWGRGLGESRQKFFFLPDRHTDFIYAIVGEEFGLLGTLSLVALLIIILWRGWRIALRAEDEFRCLVAMGIVAMIVLQAFVNMGAVLRLFPITGITFPLVSYGNSSLIVLLASIGILFNIARGRREIENR